From a region of the Mycobacteroides saopaulense genome:
- a CDS encoding 3-deoxy-7-phosphoheptulonate synthase: MEITGMTAPSLLLDTGHAVQQPVWENRVHLERVRAELSELPALVGADEIRTLRTLLSTVAQGRATIIQAGDCAEDPQESTDAHVARKVALLNVLAGTMRMKTHRPVLRVGRIGGQYAKPRSKPTETIDGVELPSFRGHLVNGPQPHPVHRRANPDRMLAGYWAANRVMGHLGWRVPSSLSVIEPPVWTSHEALLLDYEAPQLRRDGENRMVLTSTHWPWIGDRTRHLDGPHVELFSRIANPVACKVGPSMTAEDLIALADKLDPEHESGRLTLIARLGASAVRGKLPELVAAVRDSGHPVIWMCDPLHGNTVSTDSGYKTRHVQTAIDEVRGFREVLDEAGVHAGGLHLEATPDDVIECVFDVSQNHEVGERYSTLCDPRLNTAQAAEVVSAW; the protein is encoded by the coding sequence ATGGAGATCACGGGAATGACTGCGCCATCACTGCTGCTCGATACCGGACACGCTGTCCAACAGCCGGTCTGGGAGAATCGCGTGCACCTGGAACGCGTGCGCGCGGAACTCAGCGAGCTGCCCGCATTGGTCGGAGCCGACGAGATCAGGACGCTGCGCACGCTACTGAGCACCGTCGCCCAGGGGAGGGCCACCATCATCCAGGCGGGCGACTGCGCGGAGGACCCACAGGAGTCGACCGATGCTCACGTCGCCCGCAAGGTGGCGCTGCTGAACGTGCTCGCCGGCACCATGCGGATGAAGACCCACCGCCCGGTGCTGCGCGTCGGTCGCATCGGCGGGCAGTACGCCAAGCCGAGGTCCAAGCCCACCGAAACCATCGACGGTGTCGAACTGCCTTCTTTCCGAGGGCATCTCGTCAACGGACCGCAGCCGCACCCGGTGCATCGGCGTGCCAACCCAGACCGGATGCTGGCCGGATACTGGGCCGCGAATCGAGTGATGGGTCACCTGGGATGGCGCGTGCCGTCCTCGCTTTCGGTCATCGAACCGCCGGTGTGGACATCCCACGAGGCGCTCCTGCTCGACTACGAGGCGCCGCAGCTGCGTCGCGACGGTGAGAACCGCATGGTGCTCACTTCCACACACTGGCCGTGGATCGGGGACCGGACCCGGCATCTGGATGGCCCGCACGTCGAACTGTTCTCGCGTATTGCCAATCCGGTGGCATGCAAGGTGGGTCCGTCGATGACCGCGGAGGACCTGATCGCGCTCGCCGATAAGTTGGATCCGGAACACGAGAGCGGGCGGCTGACGCTGATCGCCAGGTTGGGTGCCTCCGCAGTGCGTGGCAAGCTCCCCGAACTGGTTGCAGCAGTCCGCGATTCCGGACACCCGGTGATCTGGATGTGCGACCCGCTGCACGGCAACACGGTGTCCACCGATTCGGGGTACAAGACGCGGCACGTCCAGACCGCCATCGACGAGGTACGCGGCTTCCGTGAGGTGCTGGACGAGGCCGGCGTGCACGCGGGCGGCCTGCATCTGGAGGCCACCCCGGACGACGTGATCGAATGCGTCTTCGATGTTTCGCAGAATCACGAAGTGGGCGAGCGGTATTCGACTCTTTGCGACCCGCGCCTCAACACCGCTCAGGCCGCCGAGGTGGTGTCGGCATGGTAG